A window of Numenius arquata chromosome 6, bNumArq3.hap1.1, whole genome shotgun sequence contains these coding sequences:
- the SNX6 gene encoding sorting nexin-6 isoform X1: MMQEGSDDGPDFLSEEDRGLRAINVDLQTDAALQVDISDALSERDKVKFTVHTKSSLPNFKQNEFSVVRQHEEFIWLHDSFVENEDYAGYIIPPAPPRPDFDASREKLQKLGEGEGSMTKEEFTKMKQELEAEYLAIFKKTVAMHEVFLCRVAAHPILRKDLNFHVFLEYNQDLSVRGKNKKEKLEDFFKNMVKSADGVIVSGVKDVDDFFEHERTFLVEYHNRVKDASAKSDKMTRSHKNVADDYNRIGSSLYALGTQDSTDICKFFLKVSELFDKTRKIEARVSADEDLKLSDLLKYYLRESQAAKDLLYRRSRSLVDYENANKALDKARAKNKDVLQAETTQQICCQKFEKISESAKQELIDFKTRRVAAFRKNLVELAELELKHAKGNLQLLQSCLAVLNGDT; this comes from the exons CTTAGAGCAATAAATGTAGATCTCCAGACTGATGCTGCTCTGCAAGTGGATATCTCGGATGCACTCAGTGAGAGGGACAAAGTGAAATTCACTGTCCATACAAAG AGTTCCTTACcaaatttcaaacaaaatgaattttctgttGTCCGGCAACATGAAGAGTTTATTTGGCTTCATGATTCTTTTGTTGAGAACGAGGACTATGCTGGCTATATT ATTCCACCAGCACCACCCAGGCCTGACTTTGATGCCTCAAGGGAGAAATTGCAGAAacttggagaaggggaaggatCAATGACTAAAGAAGAATTCACCAAGATGAAACAAGAGCTGGAGGC tgAATATTTGGCAATATTCAAGAAGACAGTTGCAATGCATGAAGTGTTTTTGTGTCGTGTGGCAGCGCATCCTATTTTGAGAAAGGATTTAAATTTCCATGTATTCTTGGAATATAATCAGGAT ttgagTGTTCgtgggaaaaataagaaagagaaacttgaagacttctttaaaaatatggttAAATCAGCAGATGGTGTCATTGTTTCAGGAGTAAAG GATGTGGATGACTTTTTTGAACATGAAAGAACATTCCTTGTAGAATATCACAACCGAGTCAAAGATGCTTCTGCCAAATCTGATAAAATGACAAGATCACATAAAA atGTGGCGGATGACTATAATCGAATTGGTTCTTCATTATATGCATTAGGAACGCAGGACTCCACAGATATATGCAA GTTTTTTCTGAAGGTATCAGAGTTATTTGACAAAACAAGG aaaatagAGGCCCGGGTATCTGCTGATGAAGATCTTAAACTTTCTGatcttttgaaatattatctAAGGGAATCACAAGCTGCTAAG GATCTCCTATATAGAAGATCTAGGTCACTAGTGGATTATGAAAATGCTAATAAGGCATTGGATAAAGCAAGAGCGAAAAATAAAGATGTGCTGCAAGCTGAAACTACTCAGCAAATATGCTGTCAGAAATTTGAGAAAATATCTGAATCGGCAAAACAAG aaCTGATAGACTTTAAGACAAGAAGAGTTGCAGCTTTCAGAAAAAATCTGGTGGAACTAGCAGAACTGGAATTAAAGCATGCTAAG GGTAACttacagctgctgcagagctgcctggcagtGTTAAACGGTGACACATAA
- the SNX6 gene encoding sorting nexin-6 isoform X2, giving the protein MMEGSDDGPDFLSEEDRGLRAINVDLQTDAALQVDISDALSERDKVKFTVHTKSSLPNFKQNEFSVVRQHEEFIWLHDSFVENEDYAGYIIPPAPPRPDFDASREKLQKLGEGEGSMTKEEFTKMKQELEAEYLAIFKKTVAMHEVFLCRVAAHPILRKDLNFHVFLEYNQDLSVRGKNKKEKLEDFFKNMVKSADGVIVSGVKDVDDFFEHERTFLVEYHNRVKDASAKSDKMTRSHKNVADDYNRIGSSLYALGTQDSTDICKFFLKVSELFDKTRKIEARVSADEDLKLSDLLKYYLRESQAAKDLLYRRSRSLVDYENANKALDKARAKNKDVLQAETTQQICCQKFEKISESAKQELIDFKTRRVAAFRKNLVELAELELKHAKGNLQLLQSCLAVLNGDT; this is encoded by the exons CTTAGAGCAATAAATGTAGATCTCCAGACTGATGCTGCTCTGCAAGTGGATATCTCGGATGCACTCAGTGAGAGGGACAAAGTGAAATTCACTGTCCATACAAAG AGTTCCTTACcaaatttcaaacaaaatgaattttctgttGTCCGGCAACATGAAGAGTTTATTTGGCTTCATGATTCTTTTGTTGAGAACGAGGACTATGCTGGCTATATT ATTCCACCAGCACCACCCAGGCCTGACTTTGATGCCTCAAGGGAGAAATTGCAGAAacttggagaaggggaaggatCAATGACTAAAGAAGAATTCACCAAGATGAAACAAGAGCTGGAGGC tgAATATTTGGCAATATTCAAGAAGACAGTTGCAATGCATGAAGTGTTTTTGTGTCGTGTGGCAGCGCATCCTATTTTGAGAAAGGATTTAAATTTCCATGTATTCTTGGAATATAATCAGGAT ttgagTGTTCgtgggaaaaataagaaagagaaacttgaagacttctttaaaaatatggttAAATCAGCAGATGGTGTCATTGTTTCAGGAGTAAAG GATGTGGATGACTTTTTTGAACATGAAAGAACATTCCTTGTAGAATATCACAACCGAGTCAAAGATGCTTCTGCCAAATCTGATAAAATGACAAGATCACATAAAA atGTGGCGGATGACTATAATCGAATTGGTTCTTCATTATATGCATTAGGAACGCAGGACTCCACAGATATATGCAA GTTTTTTCTGAAGGTATCAGAGTTATTTGACAAAACAAGG aaaatagAGGCCCGGGTATCTGCTGATGAAGATCTTAAACTTTCTGatcttttgaaatattatctAAGGGAATCACAAGCTGCTAAG GATCTCCTATATAGAAGATCTAGGTCACTAGTGGATTATGAAAATGCTAATAAGGCATTGGATAAAGCAAGAGCGAAAAATAAAGATGTGCTGCAAGCTGAAACTACTCAGCAAATATGCTGTCAGAAATTTGAGAAAATATCTGAATCGGCAAAACAAG aaCTGATAGACTTTAAGACAAGAAGAGTTGCAGCTTTCAGAAAAAATCTGGTGGAACTAGCAGAACTGGAATTAAAGCATGCTAAG GGTAACttacagctgctgcagagctgcctggcagtGTTAAACGGTGACACATAA